A DNA window from Phragmites australis chromosome 11, lpPhrAust1.1, whole genome shotgun sequence contains the following coding sequences:
- the LOC133884049 gene encoding uncharacterized protein LOC133884049, translating to MAAAPWWDSRSSSRTHLPVARPLFGRRQPHPPPVRRSVAQWERDFCESCGVPWKKVTDPDVALNAEGEWGRVARWDDSGAVRALLAAKKRYWAEINGGLVRRTVPPLPDPDMYCDVIVEDGGGVDPDLDKEYEEALRAMERAWERNENLRVLTAAELPDDFVPVATGWDVDA from the coding sequence ATGGCGGCGGCGCCCTGGTGGGacagccgcagcagcagcaggaccCACCTGCCGGTGGCGCGACCGCTGTTCGGCCGGCGGCAGCCGCACCCGCCGCCGGTGCGGCGCTCGGTGGCGCAATGGGAGAGGGACTTCTGCGAGTCCTGCGGGGTTCCCTGGAAGAAGGTGACGGACCCGGACGTGGCGCTCAACGCCGAGGGCGAGTGGGGCCGCGTCGCGCGCTGGGACGACTCGGGCGCCGTGCGGGCGCTGCTCGCCGCCAAGAAGCGGTACTGGGCGGAGATCAACGGCGGGCTCGTGCGCCGTACcgtgccgccgctgccggacCCCGACATGTACTGCGACGTGATCGTCGAGGACGGCGGGGGAGTTGATCCTGATCTGGACAAGGAATACGAGGAGGCCCTCCGCGCCATGGAGCGCGCGTGGGAGCGGAACGAGAACCTCAGGGTGCTTACGGCGGCCGAGCTGCCAGACGACTTCGTGCCGGTGGCCACCGGCTGGGACGTCGACGCGTGA